A genomic window from Salvelinus namaycush isolate Seneca chromosome 5, SaNama_1.0, whole genome shotgun sequence includes:
- the LOC120047394 gene encoding heparan sulfate glucosamine 3-O-sulfotransferase 1-like: MAAFFFGLLLFAMQPPPIPSRPAERGDGDQGPPLSPTASSPLALNDTGATGHPNGTFKQLPHIIIIGVRKGGTRALIEMLSLHSAVAAAENEVHFFDWESHFQKGIPWYLSQMPFTLPDQLTVEKTPAYFTSSKVPERIHDMNPGIKLLLILRDPTERVLSDYTQVFYNRLQKHKRYQPIESLLVKDGEINLGYKALNRSLYHLHLQNWLRYFPLESIHVVDGDKLIRDPFPEMKRVERFLNLEPQINASNFYFNKTKGFYCLRDHGRERCLHDSKGRAHPHVAPAILHKLYRFFHEPNRKFFELVGRTFNWN, encoded by the coding sequence ATGGCGGCCTTTTTCTTCGGGCTGCTTCTCTTCGCGATGCAGCCCCCCCCTATCCCCTCCAGGCCCGCAGAGAGGGGTGACGGTGACCAGGGACCCCCTCTGTCCCCCACCGCCTCTTCCCCACTGGCCCTCAATGACACCGGGGCCACCGGCCACCCCAACGGAACCTTCAAGCAGTTGccccacatcatcatcatcggcGTGAGGAAGGGCGGCACACGGGCGCTCATCGAGATGCTCAGCCTGCACAGCGCAGTAGCGGCGGCCGAGAACGAGGTGCATTTTTTTGACTGGGAGAGTCACTTCCAGAAGGGCATACCCTGGTATCTCAGCCAGATGCCCTTCACCCTCCCTGACCAGCTGACTGTGGAGAAAACCCCTGCCTACTTCACCTCCAGCAAGGTGCCCGAACGCATCCACGACATGAACCCAGGCATCAAGCTGCTACTCATTCTCCGGGACCCAACCGAGCGGGTTCTGTCGGACTACACCCAGGTCTTCTACAACCGTCTGCAGAAGCACAAGCGCTACCAGCCCATCGAGTCGTTGCTTGTGAAGGACGGGGAGATCAACCTAGGATACAAAGCTCTCAACCGTAGCCTGTACCACCTGCACCTTCAGAACTGGCTGCGTTACTTCCCGCTAGAGAGCATCCATGTTGTGGACGGGGATAAGCTGATCAGGGACCCCTTCCCGGAGATGAAGAGAGTGGAGAGGTTCCTGAACCTAGAACCGCAGATAAATGCATCTAACTTCTACTTTAACAAGACTAAAGGGTTCTACTGCCTGAGGGACCATGGGCGAGAGCGTTGTTTACATGACTCTAAGGGCAGGGCGCACCCTCACGTGGCTCCCGCCATCCTCCACAAACTCTACCGATTCTTTCATGAACCCAATAGGAAGTTCTTTGAGCTGGTGGGCCGAACATTCAACTGGAACTGA